Proteins from a single region of Malaclemys terrapin pileata isolate rMalTer1 chromosome 23, rMalTer1.hap1, whole genome shotgun sequence:
- the LOC128828289 gene encoding inhibin beta C chain-like encodes MAPGSGAQWERSGQPPGGWLALTALALLWGSSVQGGGKPGCPSCGMPTLEPGTERRFLLELAKRQILEKLHLSERPNVTQPVPRGAVANALRHLHVGKAQRDGQPGPFARWDGPDANELGYEMISFAKTEFSSPSSTGLRFRFSRGRGQDVHILQAQLWLYVRAPRSGLSPVTLRVSLAGALLSERQLEARASGWHTFALLPALQAFFRGQEKTLRLELECRGCQANATAGSNAGGSHQPFLVAKATMREPGQRLAKRSLRCDQTSSLCCRKDYYVDFRDIGWNDWIIKPEGYQINYCMGQCPPHVASSPGMASSSHTAVLNLIRAHNTQTGGQSCCVPTHRRPLSILYFDRNSNIVKTDIPDMIVDACGCS; translated from the exons ATGGCGCCTGGCTCCGGTGCACAGTGGGAGAGGAGCGGGCAGCCCCCAGGGGGTTGGCTAGCCCTGACCGCCCTGGCCTTGCTGTGGGGATCCTCGGTCCAGGGAGGAGGGAAGCCAGGGTGCCCCTCGTGCGGGATGCCCACCCTGGAGCCGGGCACGGAGAGGCGCTTCCTGCTCGAGCTGGCCAAGCGGCAGATCCTGGAGAAGCTGCACCTGAGCGAGAGGCCCAACGTCACCCAGCCGGTGCCCCGCGGAGCCGTCGCCaacgccctgcggcacctgcatgTGGGCAAAGCCCAGCGGGACGGGCAGCCGGGGCCCTTCGCCCGCTGGGACGGCCCCGACGCCAATGAGCTGGGCTATGAGATGATCAGTTTTGCCAAGACAG AGTTCTCCTCGCCCTCCAGCACGGGCCTGCGTTTCCGGTTCAGCCGGGGCAGGGGCCAGGATGTCCACATCTTGcaggcccagctgtggctgtacGTCCGGGCCCCCCGGAGCGGGCTCTCCCCGGTCACGCTGCGGGTTTCCCTGGCGGGGGCGCTGCTGAGCGAGAGGCAGCTGGAGGCCCGGGCCAGTGGCTGGCACACCTTCGCCCTCCTGCCTGCGCTCCAGGCCTTCTTCCGCGGGCAGGAGAAGACGCTGAGGCTGGAGCTGGAGTGTCGCGGGTGCCAGGCGAATGCCACGGCCGGGAGCAACGCCGGCGGCTCCCACCAGCCCTTCCTGGTGGCCAAGGCCACGATGCGGGAGCCAGGGCAGCGGCTGGCCAAACGCAGCCTGCGCTGTGACCAGACCTCCAGCCTGTGCTGCCGCAAAGACTATTACGTGGACTTCCGGGACATCGGGTGGAACGACTGGATCATCAAGCCAGAGGGCTACCAGATCAACTACTGCATGGGCCAGTGCCCGCCCCACGTGGCCAGCAGCCCGGGCatggcctcctcctcccacacgGCCGTGCTTAACCTGATCCGGGCCCACAACACCCAGACGGGCGGGCAGTCCTGCTGCGTGCCCACACACCGCCGGCCCCTCTCCATCCTCTACTTCGACCGCAACAGCAACATCGTCAAGACCGACATCCCGGACATGATCGTGGACGCCTGCGGGTGCAGCTAG